A stretch of the Ochrobactrum sp. BTU1 genome encodes the following:
- a CDS encoding signal peptidase II gives MKRHAVLSSFLVVIIAVLIDQGVKYLVETRMGYGQQIDLLPFLALFRTHNEGIAFSMLAWLHDWGLVAITAAVILFVLYLWWTNPANRVFARYGFALVVGGAIGNLIDRVMHGYVVDYILFHLPTWSFAVFNLADTFITIGAALIILEEFLGWRREKKAAR, from the coding sequence ATGAAGCGTCATGCGGTTTTGTCGTCGTTTCTCGTTGTCATTATCGCAGTCCTGATCGATCAGGGCGTTAAATATCTGGTCGAAACCCGCATGGGCTACGGGCAGCAGATTGATCTGTTGCCCTTCCTGGCACTCTTCCGCACGCATAATGAAGGCATCGCTTTTTCGATGTTGGCATGGCTGCACGATTGGGGACTGGTCGCAATCACCGCTGCCGTTATTCTTTTCGTGCTGTACCTCTGGTGGACCAATCCGGCCAATCGCGTCTTCGCCCGCTATGGTTTTGCGCTTGTCGTGGGTGGTGCCATCGGCAATCTGATTGATCGCGTGATGCATGGCTATGTGGTCGATTATATCCTTTTCCACCTGCCGACATGGTCGTTTGCGGTCTTCAATCTCGCCGACACGTTTATCACCATCGGAGCGGCGCTAATCATTCTGGAAGAGTTTCTTGGCTGGCGGCGCGAGAAGAAGGCGGCGCGCTAA